The Macaca mulatta isolate MMU2019108-1 chromosome 18, T2T-MMU8v2.0, whole genome shotgun sequence genomic interval atttagaaaagttttaacCCTTTCTGGGCTGGAACTTATAACTTTATTATTCACTATTTAGGATAAAAAGCATATTGCAATGGaacaaaatgtatataatattacATTAGTTGTATTCACTTTGATGATATTAAGCCTTGACTCTATTGATTCACTATGTACCGATGTAATAATACTGCTTTTGCTTCCATAGTGTTACTAACCATTTGTTTAAGAAAGATGCTTACACATAAAATAGGATAAGCCTTATGCATAATCGATATTACCTAATGTCAGTAATTTAATGTGCCATTATTCaagaaaataatgacaatttCAGTTTGATTATCATTTGCCATGCCATGTGCTAGCGGAAGAAACAGTTATAGATAAGATTGAACTCTAAATTTCACTGTTCTCATATATGTCAAGGAATGCTAATTCACTTATACCTattgttctgtttttatcttatttaagtttaattaatttatacTTTGAAAATTTCAGTGTTTGAGAAATTTGGGGTTGTCATACAGAGGGATGGTAGTGTTACAAGTTACAAAGTATTGGTACCCTGTTACTCTtcggtttttgttttatttttctctaatatatgtgtatttcttttacCACTGTTCCATAATTGGGATGAAAATTACTAATGAGTTTGTGGCAATGCCAAATACTGTTTCAGAATTTCCTACAATTAAGTGAACCACTGGGTCCCTAAATGTTTGCTGCTTGAATTCTGGGTAAAGAACTACTTAGAATTCCAGTAAAATTTGATGCTCTGGAAAGCCtcaaaatgacaataaaaaataatgaaattagtaCTGATCCATCATATCGTAGTTGTCTCATGTTACCTGAGAAAACAAAGATAGGTCAGAGTCATTAAGCATTCCCCCGTATCTGTTCAGAAccattttgtcttttcatttcactAATGAAAAACTACTGAAATGAAGGAGTTTCTACTATACTTTATGTTTTTCCTGTGGGGATGTGTTTGTATCTGAAGTTAGTGTGATATATATATCAGTTGGAAAGTAATTCAATCTATTCAACCTATAGCAATTGCTAGCTCTATTAGGCTTTTCAAAAGGCTCGTATCTCCAGCTCTGCTTCTTTAATGTATATTATTGGTCATTTGATTTTTCAGATGAAATCCCCACAGTGGTGGGGATCTTCAGTGCATTTGGCCTGGTCTTCACAGTCTCTCTCTTTGCATGGATCTGCTGTCAGAGAAAATCATCCAAGTCTAACAAGACTCCTCCATACAAGTTTGTGCATGTGCTTAAGGGAGTTGATATTTACCCTGAAAACCTAAATAGCAAAAAGAAGTTTGGAGCAGATGACAAAAATGAAGTAAAGAATAAGCCAACTGTGCCAAAGAATTCATTGCATCTGGATCTTGAAAAGAGAGATCTCAATGGCAATTTTCCCAAAACCAACCTCAAACCTGGCAGCCCTTCTGATCTGGAGAATGCAACCCCAAAGCTCTttttagaaggagaaaaagaggcaGTTTCCCCTGATAGTTTAAAGTCCAGCACTTCCCTTTCCTCAGAAGAGAAACAAGAGAAGCTGGGAACTCTCTTCTTCTCCTTAGAATACAACTTTGAGAAAAAAGCATTTGTGGTCAATATCAAGGAAGCCCGTGGCTTGCCAGCCATGGACGAGCAGTCGATGACCTCTGACCCATATATCAAAATGACGATCCTCCCAGAGAAGAAGCATAAAGTGAAAACTAGAGTGCTGAGAAAAACCTTGGATCCAGCTTTTGATGAGACCTTTACATTCTATGGGATCCCCTACACCCAAATCCAAGAATTGGCCTTGCACTTCACAATTTTGAGTTTTGACAGGTTTTCAAGAGATGATATCATTGGGGAAGTTCTAATTCCTCTCTCGGGAATTGAATTatctgaaggaaaaatgttaatgaACAGAGAGATCATCAAGAGAAATGTTAGGGTAATTTATTTTCAGTGCTTAAAGTATTTATAAACAATCTTTTATGTAGCTTTTTGGTGTCTGAGGAATTTTCATTAATATGATAAGCTTGTACATGTCATCCTTACcatgtttaattattattaattataatctAATGGAGATCAAGGGAATAGaacagatgaaataaaatttaatccaTAACTGAAATACTCAAAGTGTTTTAATGATATGAAATAAATATGCATTCTTTATGGATATTTATATATCACTTACGTAAATACTTTTGTTAATCTCTATCATAAATATTTTGACAGACACTGCTACTTTAAAATATAGGTGAATATTTCTTATTCATAGGCAAGTTAACAAAGAGGTTTCAAGGTCAACGTAAttgaatttaaaatggaaatttaaaattaaatcaattcTTCCTGAAGATTTGGAAATTGTATTGACTTTCAATGGAACTGCTTTTCAAGGAGGAGGTATCACGTCATATTCAATTATCAATGCCTATCTCTAAATTGTATAGTAGGAAATGAGTTCCTCTATTTTTGTAGTTATACTACTCTGGTAGTTCTGggtttattagaaaaaataaggCATCAATTAAACAAATTTAATCCCATCTTCACTTTAAATTTGAAACTCAATTGATTTCAACAGTAGTATTTCAGAATAACTTCTCtctatagtagaattatttataaaaatcaataaacatactAATTTACGTTTTTGAAACAACATAGTGTTTCAGAACTGAAAACCTGACAGCTCATTTTGACTGTCTCCTCTCCTAGTGAAATTAATGAAGGTCAAGGTTCAGAGACATTGCACAGCTTGTTTGAGACACCCGGCTGATTTAGTGGCACAGTGGGAATAAGAATCTTTCTTCTACTCTTATTCTCCTTAGAGTGCCTACTTATACAGCTGTCCCATGTTAgtttttgtataaatatattgCAGTTTTAGTTTTGTGTCAGCCATCACTCTTAGTTGCAAACAAACACCAAGTTAATATCTTGTTACTTTCAGTCAAAAATTTTACTTTGAATTATTGGATATGTTATCTATTGTCTTTAAAGTACAAATGAAATCTAAGTAGCATTCAAAGAAGGACGCTATGACACCGTCCCAAAACAATTCTCTCCAGTACTTAAAATCAATTCATTTCTTGGCTTGAATGGAAATTTGCTGTTGTTAAAGAGGCAGAGAATTTTAACTCCATTATCCCTCTGTGCCAGGAAGGTAGTTGGGGTCGGAATGAATCTCACTGGGACTGAGTTCAAATTTCAACATGTCGGTGGTAAAGAATTTGAAATCAAATCAAACTTATCTAATTTTTTGCATGAGTATGTGCAGTCATTTGACCCAACACATACTCATGCAAATAATTAGATAAGCTTTGTTACTAGTAATAACTTTGAAAAGTATAGATGTTGTTAAAAACCAAAAGCCAAAAATAATCCTGTGTaggatataatttaaatatgctTTAAACATTTCTAAGTAATGGGTGTGGTCAATTTATTGCGAATTTTAACATCCTGTAGTACCAAACAAGACCACAAGATGGCAGGCAGTGGTTTTTCAAGCAGCGATGGTCCTGCAGAAAAGCTTTTACTCTTCGATtctttagaatataaaaataaaaataagtaagaagATTACATTTAAATGACAATGTTATTTAAACTTTAATGAAAGTACAAACTTCAAAGCTAAAAAGATAGAAATACTTATATCACATTTGTCTTTCTTTAGAAGTCTTCAGGACGGGGTGAGTTACTGATTTCCCTCTGCTATCAGTCCACCACAAATACTCTAACTGTGGTTGTCTTAAAAGCTCGACATCTGCCTAAATCTGATGTGTCCGGACTTTCAGGTAAGAATGCTTCTGAAATACTCAGGTTCACTGTATGAGTGGAATGTATTTTACTGCAAATGAGCCCACCTACTCTTActcttttatgttttatcttttctctaaTACCTTGTTTATCTACTGTAAAAGTTAGCTTTTAGTTTTGTGActaactttacaaaaaaaatgaaacaaaacactaATTGTTTGTTGTatagaaatgagaaacaaaataagCTACAGTTTAACattacctgagttcaaatcctaacCCTTCcattccttaacaaaatattattggGTATGTTTCTCAACCTCTGTACAAACTGGCCATAATACTGCTCATCCTGAGGGGCATTGTGAGAACTAGAAACACACACTTCTTCAAATATCATCTAATGTTATTACTAGTATTATTTAATGATGGAAGTTGAAAACATGGTCTTAAAAGATTAGATTATGAAGCTAAAATTGACTCATATATTGCCACCAGAAAAAGGCAAAAGCATTGTGATAAAGTGGCATGAACTTAAAATCTACATACTAACAATGACACAGAGAAGCTCAACACTAGGAAATAGAAAGCAAATCCAGCCTGTGACTAAAGAAATTCATAAaagttaaaactaaaaaaaacatTGACATTGTGGACTCTAAATCCTCATTTTATGGAAAACACAGCCAAAAGTCAGGGAAATagacttacccaaagtcacacaagtCAGTAAAGCTAGATGTtgtctaatatatatttttttccttctattctaTTCTTGGACTAAGTTAATAATAATCAGAATGGGTCCATAgaacattctattttctttccttttgtgttACCTCTTTTCCTATCattaattttttcccttattCTCTAATTTAGaacttttttctcttattttccatATTCTTCCTTATTTTCAGTTCTGTTGACAAGAGAAAGGCCAAGCTTTATccatatttttcctttgtttttacttatttttctggtAACCACATGTCATTGGCATGCCATGTTCTCTAAGGGCACTGTTATCTTGATATCAGCTCTCTAGCCCAGTTATGCCATTGTAATGCCTGTTATGTTCCATTGCAGATCCCTATGTCAAAGTGAACCTGTACCATGCCAAAAAGAGAATCTCCAAGAAGAAGACTCATGTGAAGAAATGCACCCCCAATGCAGTGTTCAATGAGCTG includes:
- the SYT4 gene encoding synaptotagmin-4; the protein is MAPITTSREEFDEIPTVVGIFSAFGLVFTVSLFAWICCQRKSSKSNKTPPYKFVHVLKGVDIYPENLNSKKKFGADDKNEVKNKPTVPKNSLHLDLEKRDLNGNFPKTNLKPGSPSDLENATPKLFLEGEKEAVSPDSLKSSTSLSSEEKQEKLGTLFFSLEYNFEKKAFVVNIKEARGLPAMDEQSMTSDPYIKMTILPEKKHKVKTRVLRKTLDPAFDETFTFYGIPYTQIQELALHFTILSFDRFSRDDIIGEVLIPLSGIELSEGKMLMNREIIKRNVRKSSGRGELLISLCYQSTTNTLTVVVLKARHLPKSDVSGLSDPYVKVNLYHAKKRISKKKTHVKKCTPNAVFNELFVFDIPCEGLEDISVEFLVLDSERGSRNEVIGQLVLGAAAEGTGGEHWKEICDYPRRQIAKWHVLCDG